One window of the Falco biarmicus isolate bFalBia1 chromosome 2, bFalBia1.pri, whole genome shotgun sequence genome contains the following:
- the PCDH20 gene encoding protocadherin-20, whose amino-acid sequence MGPSGGRGSTPARGTLQHLLLFLLFVGPFNCFASYSRATELFYSLNEGLPAGVLIGSLARDLRLPTAGGQHPAALQPPVSFTLASHGLGGQYVQLDNHSGELHTSAVEIDREALCVESSGATVIGGAAAVSSSSSSSESCLLLLDVLVLPQEYFRLVKVKIAIRDVNDNAPRFPVPHIHLSVPENAPVNTRLVIEHPALDPDVGTNGVQTYRLRDNYGVFTLDVEENESGERTPYLIVMGALDRETREEYVTVIVAEDGGIPPLVGSATLTIGISDINDNCPQFSDSQLNITLYGNSSLGTHVATVHAVDMDLGSNAQVTYSYSQKVPQPSRDLFHLDESTGAITLSSKVDGDTPRLHRLIILGNGPGCIPAVITVLVTIIKVMMRPPEVVPRFIANEAEGVVYLKELEPVNTPIAFFTIKDPDEKYKVNCSLEGDGPFRLSPYKPYNNEYLLETTKPLDYEAQQLYEISVVAWNSEGFHVNKIIKVQVLDDNDNSPVFSQQLIELSIEENNIPNAFLTKLHATDADSGERGQVSYFLGPDAPSYFALDKTTGVLTVSTQLDREEKEKYRYTVKAVDSGFPPRESIATVTITVLDKNDNSPRFINKDFSFFVPENFPGFGEIGVISVTDADAGKNGWVALSVLNGSDIFVIDTGKGVLRAKVSLDREQQSSYVLWIEAVDGGDPALSSTAKITILLLDINDNPPLVLFPQSNMSYLLVLPSTLPGSPITEVYAVDKDTGMNAVIAYSIIGRRGPRPESFRIDPKTGNITLEESLMQNDYGLYRLLVKVSDHGYPEPLHSTVMVNLFVNDTVSNESYIESLLRKEPDISIEEKQPQISIEPTHKKMESTSCMPTLVALSIISLGSIALVTGMGIYICLRKGKKHHRADENLEVQIPLNGRINLHMLEKKPMEISNI is encoded by the exons ATGGGGCCCTCGGGCGGTCGCGGCAGCACCCCCGCCCGCGGCACCCTGCAG CACTTGctcctcttcctgctcttcGTTGGACCTTTCAACTGCTTTGCCAGTTACAGCCGTGCCACCGAGCTCTTCTATAGCCTCAACGaggggctgcctgctggggtGCTCATCGGTAGCTTAGCTCGTGACCTGAGGCTGCCGACAGCTGGtgggcagcaccctgcagctctccagccccCAGTGTCCTTCACCCTGGCCTCCCATGGCTTGGGAGGGCAGTATGTGCAGCTGGACAACCACTCTGGAGAGCTGCACACCTCAGCCGTGGAGATTGACCGGGAAGCTCTCTGCGTGGAGAGCAGTGGGGCCACCGTCATCgggggagcagctgctgtctcctcttcctcttcctcatccgAGtcatgcctgctgctgctggatgtgctggtgctgccacaGGAGTACTTCCGCCTGGTGAAAGTAAAAATTGCTATCCGGGATGTCAACGACAATGCGCCCCGCTTCCCTGTGCCCCACATCCACCTCTCGGTGCCTGAGAATGCACCTGTGAACACCCGCCTGGTTATTGAGCACCCTGCCCTTGACCCTGATGTGGGCACCAATGGTGTCCAGACCTACCGCCTGCGAGATAATTATGGAGTCTTCACCCTGGATGTGGAGGAGAATGAGAGTGGGGAGAGGACTCCCTACCTGATTGTTATGGGGGCTCTGGACAGGGAGACACGGGAGGAGTATGTCACAGTTATCGTTGCTGAGGATGGGGGGATTCCTCCACTTGTTGGCAGTGCCACCCTCACTATTGGCATCAGTGACATCAATGACAACTGCCCCCAGTTTAGTGACTCGCAGCTCAACATCACCCTTTATGGGAATTCCAGCCTAGGGACACATGTGGCCACTGTCCACGCAGTAGACATGGACCTTGGATCCAATGCCCAGGTCACCTACTCCTACAGCCAGAAGGTCCCCCAGCCATCCAGAGACTTGTTCCATCTGGACGAAAGCACAGGAGCCATCACGCTCTCCAGTAAAGTTGATGGGGACACTCCAAGGCTCCACAGGCTGATCATACTGGGCAACGGTCCTGGTTGTATCCCTGCTGTGATCACAGTGCTAGTGACCATCATCAAGGTCATGATGAGGCCACCTGAAGTTGTCCCTCGTTTCATAGCTAATGAAGCAGAAGGGGTGGTGTACTTAAAGGAACTGGAACCTGTCAACACACCAATAGCTTTTTTTACCATCAAAGACCctgatgaaaaatacaaagtcaATTGCTCTTTGGAGGGTGACGGGCCTTTCAGACTGTCACCATACAAACCATACAACAATGAATACCTGTTAGAGACCACGAAGCCTTTGGACTATGAGGCACAGCAGCTGTATGAAATCTCCGTAGTTGCATGGAACTCAGAAGGATTTCATGTCAACAAAATAATCAAAGTACAGGTTCTGGACGACAATGACAACTCGCCAGTTTTCTCTCAACAGCTGATAGAATTATCCATTGAGGAGAACAATATTCCCAATGCTTTCTTGACCAAACTGCACGCTACAGATGCTGACAGTGGAGAAAGAGGGCAAGTGTCCTATTTCTTAGGTCCTGATGCCCCTTCCTATTTTGCTTTAGATAAAACCACAGGAGTTCTTACAGTTTCCACCCAGCtggacagagaagaaaaagagaaatacagataCACTGTCAAAGCAGTAGATTCTGGGTTCCCTCCAAGAGAATCAATAGCAACTGTCACCATCACTGTATTGGATAAAAATGATAATAGTCCAAGATTTATCAATAAGGATTTCAGCTTTTTCGTGCCCGAAAACTTTCCAGGTTTTGGTGAAATTGGAGTTATAAGTGTCACAGATGCTGATGCAGGGAAGAATGGATGGGTTGCCCTTTCGGTTCTGAATGGAAGTGATATTTTTGTCATAGATACTGGAAAAGGAGTTTTGAGAGCTAAAGTTTCCCTGGACAGGGAGCAGCAAAGTTCCTATGTTCTATGGATTGAAGCAGTTGACGGTGGTGATCCTGCCCTGTCATCTACAGCAAAAATAACTATCCTTCTTCTGGACATAAATGACAACCCCCCTTTGGTCTTGTTTCCTCAGTCTAATATGTCTTACTTGTTGGTCCTTCCTTCTACCCTTCCTGGCTCTCCCATCACTGAGGTCTATGCTGTCGATAAGGACACTGGCATGAATGCAGTCATAGCTTACAGCATCATAGGAAGAAGAGGCCCTCGACCAGAGTCATTTAGGATTGACCCTAAAACTGGTAATATCACCTTGGAAGAGTCACTGATGCAAAATGACTATGGCCTCTATCGACTGCTTGTAAAAGTTAGTGATCACGGCTATCCAGAACCTCTCCATTCCACCGTGATGGTGAACCTTTTCGTCAATGACACTGTTAGCAATGAGAGCTACATTGAAAGTTTGTTAAGAAAGGAGCCTGATATCAGTATAGAAGAAAAGCAGCCACAAATATCCATAGAGCCTACGCATAAAAAAATGGAATCTACATCCTGCATGCCTACCTTGGTAGCTCTGTCAATAATAAGCTTGGGTTCAATTGCTTTAGTAACAGGGATGGGCATTTACATCTGTctaagaaaagggaaaaagcatcACAGAGCAGATGAAAACTTGGAAGTACAAATCCCATTAAATGGAAGAATTAACCTGCACATGTTGGAGAAGAAACCAATGGAGATTTCTAACATTTGA